DNA sequence from the Verrucomicrobiia bacterium genome:
ACTCCTCACCCGGTTCCGCTTGGGGCGGAACCGACCTCTCCTCATTAAGAGGAGAGGTCACATTTCTCGAGTTTTCTAGTTTTGCTGCGAATGGCTTTTATCAGCTTAGTAAGCACTGGCAGTGGGGCGGACGATGATTTCGTTCACGTCCACGTCGTCGGGTTGTTCGATGGCGAAGGCCATGGCTTTGGCGATGGCCAGGGCGGGGATCGCGACTTGGCGGAAGTCTTCCATGGCTTTCGCAGTGCCGGGATCGGTGATGGTGTGAGCCAGCTCGGAGGTGGTCACGCCGGGGGAGATGACGGTCACGCGGATGTCTTTGTTTTCCTGACGAAGGCCGTCGGAGATGGCGATCACGGCATACTTCGTGGCGCTGTAGACGGCGCAGGTGGGCCACACCTGATGGCCGCCGATGGAGGAGAGGTTGATCACCTGACCAACTCCTTGCTTCTTCATGATAGGCAAGGCGGCGGCGATGCCGTGGAGCACACCGCGGATGTTCACATCGATCATCTGATTCCACTCGTCGATCTTCAGGGCTTCGAGCGGGGAGAGGGGCATCACCCCGGCGTTGTTGATGATGACGTCGATACGACCGAATTTTTGAAGCGCGAAGTCGGCGAAGGATTGCACATCAGCGAGGTTGGTGACATCTAGCGCGCGATATTCCGCCGTGCCGCCAGTGGTGCGGATCTCGGCAGCAATCTTTTCCAGACGTTCTGTGCGGCGTGCGCCGAGGACGACTTGATGGCCGAGGGAGGCGAGGTGGCGGGCGGTGGCTTCGCCGATTCCGCTGCTGGCGCCGGTGATGAGGATGACTTTTTTCATATGCTTTGTTTTTATTTTTTTGTTTCGGTGAAGTGTTCGATCACTTCGTTATCGTTGTGTTTATCTTTAATGCGTTCCGGTGTTTTGCTCCATACACAGACTTCTGGAAGGTTTGCCTAATTTTACGAATGGGCGTATGAGAGGGTTGTTT
Encoded proteins:
- a CDS encoding SDR family oxidoreductase, which encodes MKKVILITGASSGIGEATARHLASLGHQVVLGARRTERLEKIAAEIRTTGGTAEYRALDVTNLADVQSFADFALQKFGRIDVIINNAGVMPLSPLEALKIDEWNQMIDVNIRGVLHGIAAALPIMKKQGVGQVINLSSIGGHQVWPTCAVYSATKYAVIAISDGLRQENKDIRVTVISPGVTTSELAHTITDPGTAKAMEDFRQVAIPALAIAKAMAFAIEQPDDVDVNEIIVRPTASAY